The Polypterus senegalus isolate Bchr_013 chromosome 10, ASM1683550v1, whole genome shotgun sequence genomic interval ACATGGGAATGTCAGTGGAGCACAAAAGACCACCAGTTACCCCAACATACTGTTTTGAAGCCATCATTTGATTTAGTGCAGCACCCCTGTGAAAAAGTAACCTCAATAGCTGGGTACTTCTGCCACCCTCAACAGCTACAACTACAATCAGCCACTCTCTGGCATTGGGGTCCATTTTGGCCTACTGTCTTCCTCTACGGGATTGTTTTAATTGGTTTCCAGTATAACCCACCCTTTCATGATCCCCCATGAACATCTTGACGGGGGTTCAAGTCTGGTCTTTGACTCAAACTCTCAATCGATGACTGGACCTTCTCCTTCAGGACTTGCCGAGTCCATGCTGCTCTCGGTTATGCCAAGTCACCCAGGGCTCTGAAGGAGTAAAGCAGCCAAACAGCATGGCACTGGCACTACCCTGCCCAACTTGGGCTGTGCTACTCGGGTCTTCCAAACCATTCTGCTGGTGACAGTTATAGGAGTAACCAGGGTGTCCTTTTGGCAACTGATAGATGAAACAGAAGAAatgggaagggggcaaatactttttcaaaacCCTGTACCAACTTCACAACCCTGGCATGGATGTGTGCTGTCTGGCATCGAAGCCGTCCGCAGGGCGAGTGGTTGGCATTATGAGTGGAATGACTTGCACATTAAGAAACTGACCCTCAATCTGCCAAGGCAAAGTGTGAATGGCAGCTGTGGAGGATGGCAGAGTCCTCCATTAAACCTGCTACTCTTTCTATCGAGCTGAACAGGCAGCCAGCAGTGTGTCAGGAATACTCTGTGCCACCTTCGCCACCCTCTGCAGTGCCCCATGGAAGGTGGTGGGAACAGAGACCCCAAGGTGGTCCAGAACCTGGCGAGAACCTCTTTAGGCTGTGAGACATCATAACTGCTGGCAACGTAAAGCTAGTTGCCCACTCAGCCACTTCGTGCCAGTGTGCCCTACCCATTGTTCTTGGTTTTGCTAGTCAGCTACTAGAGCTCTTGTTGCTACTGGAGGTGGAAATGTAATGGTGGCTGGGGGGTAACTGGCATGGCACCTGGCATGGCACGGGGGCTCAGTCCTACACTGAGGGGTCTGGTGCTCAACTCTGACTTAGTTTTATGCAAATCGGAAGAGATCAGGAAGATCCAGAATGTTCTGGTTTGGGTGCCCAGCACCCTCGTCACAATGGCAGAGGGCACCACCTGTCAGAGGTCCCACAGGCCTGGGGTCTTCAGGGCCTCAGACAGAACACTCCTTATGTGTCTTCCAGTCCTGGTGCCCCCCCAGCTTCTCAGTCAGCCATTGCCCTTCTCGTCGACTCCGCCGTGGATGGTTTTTATCTCTTGTTCTGAATTTAGACAAGCGCAGGACTGGCAGATTTAAACAGCAGGACCAGAAAGCATCGAGACCCGACTTGGCTGTGGAGAAACTCGCCACTTGTGCCCACcaatctgcactcaataatcCATTTCTCCAAAATGGGCAGCCCTGCCTGCCAGCCTCCCGTAAAGAAGCAGTGACGGCATAAGTCCAAGGTCCGCTAAAGACATCACCACAACACCCAGTGGCCTCATCAGTGTGTACATCAGACTTGCTGGGTGCGGCTGCTGATCGCCAGTTTACACAGCCCCAGACTGGCAGGCATGACCCGTTTAGCGGCCGACAGATGACCTTCCAGCACTCTCAGCTTTTCCCCGGACATTCGCAGTTTGATTATGTGTGAGGTGGGCACACAATTGCATGACAATGCATTAAGAGCAACAAAACTGGAATTCATGGAATATTAGTGCATACCGTCCAAGTTATTTCtggtaaggaataaaaaaaaaaaaaagggaggggAGTTTACATGGAATGCTGTGGGTCTCCTCAATTCCCTCAGTTATTGGGCATCTCCTCCCAGCTGGCACATATCCACACTCGCATGGCACTCCAGCCAGCCATCCTCGTCATTTTCCTCAAATTGTgctcactttgattttttttctgtctctccagCCGCTGCCATGCACACCGCTAGATGGCGATCAACTCAGTAAGGAGAGTACGTGTGTGCCAACGCCAGTAaaccagtttaaaataaaaacataaaagcacCTAATAAAGAAAACCACAAAAAGTACTGCACTATAAACACAGCCCACCAAAGTGAGGGACGCCCCCATATTCACACATGAAGAGTTTACCTGCATCTGCCACATGAAATCTTAAAATGGAAGTAAAGGGGCAGAGAGATCAACCAGGAAACAAAAGCTTAAAGATGCAGAATAGCAGTCACACTAGTGTCCCCTACAGGACTGGACACCTCCTCACACTGCCACTCACTGTGCCCCCCTACCCACCTCCTCCATATTTCCAGCGCTCTTCCTTCAAGTCATTGTCCCCCCTTCCCCTTTACCGTTCCCTTCCTGCTCTTGAACCTTGTAACACTCCCTCACTGTCCCCAGGGATCGGGTAAGACCCCTACACAGGACTCGCCTGCCCACAAGGGTACATCTTAGAAGTATGAAGTAACATGAAAGGTCCACAAACCTCCTCTGAATCAGATTCGTCTTGGATGCCAACGAGCCACAGAATCAGAACTGGCAGATTAGGATCTTGGGGTTTAACTTCCAATAACTGAATTGGTCAGAACACAATGCTGCCCCTCAGGACCATAACAGAGGACCCAAGCCCTAAAGGAGTTTGTCACCTGGATGGAGGCGACTGAAGTCCATCACGTGGCCCTCTTACCCCTTGAGGGGTCGTCACCCTTCATCCTCTTTTTGTAAAAGGTCCTCCAGGGCCAGCACATCCCACCCAGTCACACAAGCTGTGCCAAGATGATGCACCCCCAGGTAAATAAATCCACATGTAAAACTGGATGAATTAGAATATAGAATTCTTTATTCTGGGGCCAAACCAAACCAAAATGGTGCCGAGCGGATGAATGCACGTAATGAttacaaataaaattagaaaggAATTTAGCCctggaataattttttttttttttgttttaaaactttcattccctattagaaaagaaaaaaaaaaaaaaactaacaaaaaactaCTTAAATTAGACAAGTTTTTTGCTGTGtacatttgtttaaattatgACCCCGTTCATTCCTTTAACTCTGTAGCTGAGATTACGCACTCACTACCTGTGACACCACAGATGGGGGCCCCGCTGCTCTCCACCGCTGAAGGGGGTGGGGGGGCGGCAAGCGCACCCTTTCCTAGGCCCCACCCCCCTTCCCTCCTCTGCACCCACTAGAAGAAAAACGGAGCAAAAGCTGCAGTGTGCAGGACCCGAGTGCAATGGCACCACTGAGTCCTTGgacaaccaaaaaaaacaaaaaagtggtaTCTTAAActgtggatgaaaaaaaaaaaaaaaaggggctgGGGGACAACAGGGGTCTTTATCTGGACTCTTCTTCACGGGAAGGGTTTCGTGCTCATATGATGTCTGCTAGGCCGGCTGCTCCAGCGATTCCTCGTACCAAATGACCAGTTTGGGATCTGCAATACAAGGACAGGACAGACATTGGTACCCCTGTAATTTCTTCTCCCACACAAAGCCCATCAGAATCTGAttaaacagagagagaaaaaaaaggaccCCTCACCTTGCTTGTGCCTCATGCAGGTCTGCTCCCAggctgagaaaagaaaaacaaaaaaaaaatgagtggtcCCTTCTCATCACAGATATCCCACCCTCAGAAAGGTGCCACCCTCCCCTGGCACTACAAACCTTGGGCGTGGTAGCGCAGCGCCTCCATCAGACTGTAATGCATCTCTGGGGGTTGCTCTGTGCAGGGTTCTTCGGGCTCCTGGGACGGGGTGGGTAGGCGAGCCAACCTATCTGTGTCCATTATGGCAGGGGGCTCAGGTGTCACCCCGTTTCCAAAGTGAGGTGCGGGTTGTGTGACAGGGTCACTGTCTGTCTTGCTGTTCAACTCCTGAGCTGGGTCCGTGTTTTCCGAGCCACTTGGCTCATTAATAAATGAAAGTCCCCACTCGTTTTGAAAAATGGCCCCCAGACTCTGGGGCTCCTCGCCCCCCATAGAGCCAGACCCTGCCTGCCGATGCTGCAGGTTGCCCTTGACCTTAGAGGCATAGCTGATTTTGGGGACAATCTTTGCGCTGCTGTTATCCACAGGGAATGCCGGTGGGGGTTTGAACAGGGTCCAGGCAGAGACATCGTCCACTTTGATTTTCTCCGGTTTGGTTTGTGTGCCCGGGGCAGCGACCTTCTCCCCTGTGGCCTCGCCACCGCCTCCATGCGAGTGGTTCCAGGAGCGCCGCTGGCTGTTCTCCCACATTTTTCCGCTACTCCACCTACGGTCCCTGTCCTTCCGGTACTCATTCCAAATCCGGGGGGAGCGGCGGCCATCCTGCTGtggctgatggtggtggtggtgatgatggTGGTGGTGATAGTGGCTATTATAGGGGACAGGGGTCCCAGAGCTCCGACCCCCAACCCCTAATAATGCGGCCCCACCTCCTCCTCCGCTGTTTCCTGCAGTCGCCAGGCGTCTGTTTCGAATGTTGTGaccagtggatgaacttagcgGGCTGGGCTCAGACTGCTCCTGGCGTGACAGGGACTCTATTTCTGGTACAACATCATAGTTACTGGAATCCCAGGTACCTAAGCAAtggaaaaaagtgaaatgaaTAATTAAGTATCACGAAGGACAAGCTGACCTGAATGCTCATCCAGGACCGGAACAAATCATCTTCCCACAATCAATGCAGCATATCTGCACTTCTCATCTccattaaattaataatacactGTATATAGAGCTGGGCAGGATTCATATGCCCCCACCCCCCGCCTGGACAAAGCCGGCACCACGGTCAGCATCACATCCTGCGATtattccagtgcttttaacaccatcttGCCTCACAGACTAGAGAATAAGCTAAGGACTCTGGGTAATGATGCACTGAGAGCCACCTGCAAGTCCCAAAGACTACTTGACCACCGAATGTTAGTTTGTGAGGCTCAACTACGCGTCCGAGATGTTGGCGAGGAACACAAACGCCTCAGAGAGCTGTCCTGCCTCCCTTTTTTAGGCCACAGCCTTAATATTAAGTCCCACCTGATGACTCACTGTAACTGGTCTATGACTGACCTGCTGGATATTCTCTCTAGAGCCTAGAGCCCTGCAAACCAAACGTGTTTTACCTACTGGAACAAAACAGGATTGGGGAAGTCATCAGACCGTCGTGTCATTTGACCTGCCCGATGATTAGACCAGCAATTACAGAGGTCAAGTCTGACATTCTCTCCAAACAGAGGCTCCCTAATGTGAAATCATCTTCAGGTAGTGACATGCAGTGACTGAACTCACAGTACCCGTCACTTTATGAAGGGTTAAGTCAGGCAGCCCAGGACAAAAGGAGGTTCCTTTGGGGAGCTTTTATTTGCCTGCTGCCATTTGGCACTTCAGTGTTGTTTTCTTCAGACATCCCTTCCTTCACTCCAGGCAAAGCCATTATGTGGACTCAATTTTTAAACTACGGGTCACGGACACGTTTGGAGTGGGCCACCCGTCGATCATGGAGTAAAGTTAGCCAAATCCATCCAAACAGGAGTGCCAAGTGATAAAGCGCACTCTTACGTGTAGTATTTGTTGTGGTAGGATGTGAAACAAGGCTGTTGACGCATCTTAGAGAGAGACTTTGTTTCTATGGcatggaaacaaaaaaatattcccaACAGCACCCAAGCGAAACAATCCATCGGAGATGGCTGACAAGCAAAGACACGCATAAGAAAAGGGGAGAAAGGAGGGAATAACAGCCAAGTTTGTGAGAAGGGATCATAatgcttgaaatttaaaaatgaacagcgGACACAGCACAAGAATGTGATGATTTTCAGGGGGCTGCAAAGTGAATAGTGTGGAGagaagataaatagatagaagcgaaaggcactatatgatagatgtcACGCCACCATACACTGAATCACAGCAAGTTTAACATACACTGCATGGGAGAATTTCTTCTCGGCACACTACAGTAAATATCAATCTATCGGCAGCTGTGGAAGATGAATTTGGACGACAAAGCTATAACAGAAAACATCAACTGGTTTGTACAAACAGAATTTTTCAGTCCTACAGACAGATGTTGAGCTTAATGTTTACAATCTGGACCGTCTCCCCAATTCAACACTTGACTCCTTCACCCTTATAAAATACAAACTGTGCATTGCATCTGCTTTGAAATCCCTTAAGGTTTGGGCCCAGCGACGCTCTACTCGCCCCACATAGGATATGAAAAAGTCAAACTCGTCTTGAGGTATACTTGTGCAACACACCGAGATTTTTGCACAATGTCCGGCTCTTTTAACACCAAAAAACCTAATTTCTGGAACATATGCAGTGCTGGAAACTATACACTTATGGTAAAAGGTACACCAATGGGGTCTTCAGCAAATAATGACCCTCTATGGGTCTCCGTTGGGAGGATGaatacatttctattacaatcaaaaatatttagGACTTTGAACATAAAGCACAAAACTTTAATAATTCAAATGTGCGAGATAAGTACTCCAACTTATTATGCATTTCTGCTCCACAAAGTAGTGAATTGTGTCATTTcctatgaacaccctgaatttgGGTGGCTTAtgccaattcatccatccatccatccatttcccaacccgctgaatccggccaatttagaatcgccaatccacctaactggcatgtctttggactgtgggaggaaacccacgcagacacggggagaacatgcaaactccacacagggaggacccgggaagcgaactcttaagggtctccttactgcgaggcagcagcgctacaactgcgccaccgtgccaccctatgcCAATTCAAATTTGAGTAATTTGGCTACTGTATTACTCAACATTATAAAATAgttaataaaagtgaaaaaagtgttGGAATATTCAAATGCAGGAACTCACTCTATTCTGTATACTCTGTTGGCCTGGGTTTGTAAACCTTGCTCTGTTTCTGTAGGTGACATTTAATCAAAAAGTACAACACAGCAAAATGACTCATGACAAGCTCTCCAAAGTCCAAGCCAAGTGTATTTATCTGTCAGACAGGACCATCCGCCCCCACATTCTCAATTTCAGTGGTCACCAACAGGTCAGCTTtaaggtttataaaaaaaaaaaaaaaaaaaacaaccagttCAAAACATTCCATTGCAATGTTTACTAGTCTTCTAAATTATTTCAATTCTAATACATTTCCACAGGCTTAACTCATTACATTTGAGCCAAGGATGCACTCTGTATTAAGCTCACtgccatttgatttttttttgtatgaagtttgtttcttgacCGTGTGCTTTGTTGACATTATGTCG includes:
- the si:ch211-214j24.10 gene encoding uncharacterized protein si:ch211-214j24.10 isoform X2; translated protein: MHIKSGTWDSSNYDVVPEIESLSRQEQSEPSPLSSSTGHNIRNRRLATAGNSGGGGGAALLGVGGRSSGTPVPYNSHYHHHHHHHHHHQPQQDGRRSPRIWNEYRKDRDRRWSSGKMWENSQRRSWNHSHGGGGEATGEKVAAPGTQTKPEKIKVDDVSAWTLFKPPPAFPVDNSSAKIVPKISYASKVKGNLQHRQAGSGSMGGEEPQSLGAIFQNEWGLSFINEPSGSENTDPAQELNSKTDSDPVTQPAPHFGNGVTPEPPAIMDTDRLARLPTPSQEPEEPCTEQPPEMHYSLMEALRYHAQAWEQTCMRHKQDPKLVIWYEESLEQPA
- the si:ch211-214j24.10 gene encoding uncharacterized protein si:ch211-214j24.10 isoform X1, with protein sequence MDENRNPEEYLLDFGNKEQWDLHTELKNLQNRIRHKSGTWDSSNYDVVPEIESLSRQEQSEPSPLSSSTGHNIRNRRLATAGNSGGGGGAALLGVGGRSSGTPVPYNSHYHHHHHHHHHHQPQQDGRRSPRIWNEYRKDRDRRWSSGKMWENSQRRSWNHSHGGGGEATGEKVAAPGTQTKPEKIKVDDVSAWTLFKPPPAFPVDNSSAKIVPKISYASKVKGNLQHRQAGSGSMGGEEPQSLGAIFQNEWGLSFINEPSGSENTDPAQELNSKTDSDPVTQPAPHFGNGVTPEPPAIMDTDRLARLPTPSQEPEEPCTEQPPEMHYSLMEALRYHAQAWEQTCMRHKQDPKLVIWYEESLEQPA